One region of Quercus lobata isolate SW786 chromosome 2, ValleyOak3.0 Primary Assembly, whole genome shotgun sequence genomic DNA includes:
- the LOC115978194 gene encoding diacylglycerol kinase theta, giving the protein MMMNNRTLKKTTSMGFQNPPQAATYYPTKSPLIEFPTSPQLIFGQEILHFSHPQHPLSRIDLPDLFTCSGCKEFGAGMRFTCQQCEFQLHEFCARAPDALKGHPFHSHHQLSFYSKPVKGGSSKSKCDICSKPIKGFAFRCNACSFQMHPSCAMLSTTFNTPGHVHTLRLLPASNGDLGFVCGECQRKRSGRVYHCTVCDYHLHAVCAKDMINGLHDNGIKGVEKPSMLGTAARLASQVFVEFIGGIIEGLGEGVGQAFAQDIIKGKGTDGTSGTTRRTE; this is encoded by the exons atgatgatgaacaacagAACCTTGAAGAAGACAACTTCAATGGGTTTCCAAAACCCTCCTCAAGccgcaacatattacccaacAAAGTCTCCTCTCATTGAATTCCCCACCTCTCCTCAACTAATCTTTGGGCAAGAGATACTTCATTTCAGTCACCCACAGCATCCTCTGTCGCGAATTGACCTGCCTGACCTGTTCACCTGTTCGGGCTGCAAGGAGTTTGGTGCAGGCATGAGGTTCACTTGCCAACAATGTGAATTTCAGCTCCATGAGTTTTGTGCCAGGGCTCCTGATGCTCTCAAGGGCCACCCTTTCCACTCCCACCACCAACTTTCTTTCTATTCTAAACCAg tgaAAGGTGGAAGTTCAAAATCGAAGTGTGATATCTGTAGTAAGCCTATCAAAGGGTTTGCTTTCAGATGCAATGCCTGTAGTTTCCAGATGCACCCTTCCTGCGCTATGCTATCCACGACCTTTAACACCCCGGGCCATGTACATACCCTTAGGCTTTTACCTGCATCAAATGGCGACCTTGGTTTTGTGTGTGGTGAGTGCCAGAGGAAGAGGTCAGGCCGAGTATACCATTGCACTGTTTGTGATTACCATCTCCACGCGGTTTGTGCTAAAGATATGATTAATGGGCTCCATGACAATGGCATCAAGGGAGTCGAAAAGCCAAGCATGCTAGGGACTGCGGCTCGACTTGCGTCTCAAGTTTTCGTAGAGTTCATTGGAGGAATAATTGAAGGTCTTGGCGAAGGTGTTGGACAAGCCTTTGCTCAAGATATTATCAAAGGAAAGGGCACTGATGGCACTAGTGGCACTACCAGAAGAACTGAGTAA